gttaaaatgtatatttaagtacttattatttgtattatattgcatttatcatcatatatattgaacatgttcattatatattttttttttttttatgctaggtACGGCCAATTTTGGCAAAATTGCGGCGGCCAGGTCGACCTCTTGCTCGATATTTGCCGATCACATAAATTAATTCAAGATAACATTAACTGTCCGAAATGCGACAATCCTTGTCGTCTAGAGAAGAACATTTATTATTTTCGGTGCGACAGGTCTAGGAAAGTAAATAATAGGAAAGTTAGATGCAATTTCAAAAAATCACTTTTTAAGAACACCTGGTTTGATAACAGTAAGCTCGATTTTGAAACCAATTTAAAATTTGTGAATTTGCATGTAAGAGAGACCTTTTCTTACAAATCTGCACGGAGCGGTTTTCAGTTTCCAAACAAGACTACTTGTGATTGGGCAAGCTTCTGTCGGGAGGTTTTAATATCTTGTTTAAATAATGAGTCAGACCAGATAGGAGGGTCAGGGGAAATTGTAGAAATTGATGAGCGTAAATTTGGTAAAAGGAAATATAACGTTGGTCGACTCATTGAAGGTCAGTGGGTTTTTGGAGGAGTATGCCGCAAAAGtaggacatttttttttcgtaCCTGTGCAGACGCGTGACTCTCCTACTTTACTTAAAGTAATTAAGGAGCGTATCCACCCAGGGACAACGGTCATTAGTGATTGTTGGAAGGCATATAACTGCTTAGAAAAAGAGGGCTATCAACATTTAACTGTGAACCATTCATATAATTTTGTTGACCCTGACACTAAGGCGCACACAAATACAATTGAGCGGAAATGGAGGGAGGCCAAAGCCAAAGTGCCACGCTTCGGCAGGAGGAAGTACCACTTCATCGGGTATCTGGCGAGGGCTATATTGATGATGGCATACccagaacaaaataaaaaggttTCACCAGTTCCTCCTCGCCGCAGCTCACCTGTACCCCCCACACTGACGGTATGtcgctaatattttttttataacgaaGTTGATGTCTCTCTGCACGAAGTgctaaagagggaaaaaataaagtgcGAAAATATTTGCGAACATTACATTCATGGTTATAGTACAAATAACGAAAACAGATATTTTTCATCAATGGAAAAAATGTGCGCTCATCAAAATTACGGAAAATTAACCAAATTAAGGCAGTTACAGGACAGGGAAAATACAAGGTCAAGCCAGCAATTTTTAAGTGCACATCGTCTTTACCTCGCAAGGACAAAACAAAATgggacgcgtaactcattattgcGATGTATCAAGTAGgccatgtattactacgcgcttgtgaaaacgattatttgGTAATTAACAGTGTTTCTTTTTCCGTATTCatgaatttcattatttattttatttttattatacttcctttacgtgctttggtaattatttacactattttgcacaataaccatgtgcgcatgcgcctttttccaccgggagatttgacacttcgtcagtcgccattagttccgaaacaccggtgagaagtgtcacattttaagagtgttgcgtcgattccgggtcatttttaaagtggatatatagaacaaatagatattagtatctatctcaccctgatatttgagcccaacaagtgccccaaatgtcgaaaaagtgattacaaaccaaggaactcggaccatagacggaagcaaagaaaagttcgatctttcgcaatatacaggtatttggttttaccctgggcggtTCAGAGGGCAGAGCACCTTGGGTagtgaatatatagatcgtattttcttaaagccacgggggtccagggggcagagcccccttgcTAGGTgcatataattaggctaggctaggtaaggctaggttaggttaggttaggctaggttaggtttgtatattactatggggtccagggggctacgccccctggctaggcgcatataataccacgggggtccagtgGGCAGAGCCCcatggctagggaatatatacatcgtagtgtatgaaagccacagggttagggttaggttggtttattggttaggacgcaatctacgattaccacaggggatctggataatgtgaaatcccgtagatacCGAGCattgggttttgtttttgtttgtatgcgcTCATACTCACTgcttcattaatttatatttgcTTATCAATGTTTTTCTTTGCTAGGTTCCTTTCccaagatttttattatttttgtatacttattcgtgtttgttttaCCATGTATATTTGTTAATAGTTTCAGTAACTTGAATCAAGTTGACCATTTTCGTTGTTTCCTCTTCCGATTGAGCTTGTAACAGGTATTGTTCTATCCTGCAATTACTACACGTTTCCTCTCTCTGCCCAGGTCATCCCTTTGCATTGCATTGCATTGGACTCAAATACGCCCAGGACACCACCATAGACGACCGCACTTGACCTTCCGCCAGTTCGGACGACGTCTCCGAACCGCTGCCGTAGGGGTCTGCTTGCGGCAACTCCTCGTTACCTCAAGCGGCATAGGCTGACAAACCACCTGCGTTCCCGCCGCCAGGCCTGCGAGGTAACCCCCTTTAAAGCCAGCAGAACCGCAAGAGACCCAGTCCTGCTACTCCATCAACACTAAACAAATCAGGTTATGTATGGCGGTACTATAAAGAGAGTATTAGGCTCCGTTGTGCCCTGATAAAAGCGAGCGCTAGTTAGTGCCGGTGATTAAGTGTGGAAACTGTTCTCATTACTAGTGAGGTTACGTATCAAACATTCGAGCAAGTGTCGTGTCCGTTATATATGTTAAGTGTTTTCCCATAGTgtagtgtatgtatttctgttatTCGTATGCGTAATATTTATCAATTAGTGTATATGTcgtaaattttaaatatatatatatatatcaaacggtaaaactttttatttgttcattttcttatgatacaaaatcttcattagAAATTGCTAACTGCAAAAAAAATtcgatataatttttattaaacaCTAAATTCGCGGTTTCTGTGCTAAATACGATTTTTACTCTTCatattgtgtttatgtaagtgtagTGACCCATACCTTGCCTGAGAATACCCGAGTCTCCCCTGAAGAGCCGAGTTACCCGCGAAAACTCACGCGGAGGATgttacctcttcctttttatttatttttatgtacttttattgttttttgtgtataaatTTTACTTTATCCGtaatttcatctttgtttttaaggGAACCATAgtcattttcttttactctttttatacGCACTCTTTTAAAAATTGGGATAAGAGCTTGCCTAACTCTTTTAACTTAGTTTAAAGTTTTAACTGTATTAAATAACCTTTTTATAGGGAGTAAGGGGTTGTAACCCCAAGCCTACAGTCGAGCAAGCCACTTTTCTTCGGCGGAACAtgccacgccatctagggggggggggggggagttagttaACTCGTTCCCGGGGCTAGTTACTAGCCTACTAATtaaatccttcttcttctttcttctttaattaaatccttgctgggggtcggctatatatCATAGCCCGGGAACTGagcagggaggggcaggggtatTGTAACGTCCTCAGAGCGGCCGATGTATACCCGGCGGAAGCTATGGACGTTGATTGCTTTTGTGATATTCCCTTGCGGTCGTAAGGACGAGGTTTTAAAGGCAGTAAGGTGGGATCTTTtaagttttcattatttataataaaaacggAGTGCATCTGTTTTTTGTCATTTAGGTTCTGGTTCATAACGtccatttttttgtgtttaatatCTTTTTTGTGCCTCACCAGTTTTTACGTGTTTTAatgtttagtgttttatgttttaATAAATGTGTTTTAGAATTCGTGAGTGAAATTCCTCATTTTTACTTTAACCCTTTTAAGAGACAAATGATACCATAACTTGGCTACCTGTGGCAAGCAATTGACAACCTTTTATCGGCCCTtaaggctgacacgcactcccctcgggaTTGAACACGCTTACCAGACCAACTCTTGTGGATTAggtcatttttcctcttcttccatacatgctttcctttttatcaatttacactCTTCTACACGTCTTCTCCTTTCGATACatgtattgttcctggacgtactaaccaggtggtggcagcgctaatgacctaattagcaagagtaattagaGTAATTAAGAGTCAATCGCTACAAAAGCATTCGTACATCTTGCCGcgaccatatacatatactttttcttctaaatttctcATAATGATGCAGATTAACTGATTATTACGATATATTAGCTATTTCATTATCCACAACGCACTTGTGAAAATAAGTTATTTTCCACTAATTAGTGCTTGCTCTACCATGTTTGTATTCCATGTATTTTTGATAAATATGTAACATTATTATAAcacttatttgtttgtctataatCTGCGTGTGTTTTCAAGACCGATTTTTGACAGCTCTAAGATTCTTCATTTCTGCTCAGTCGGTTTTGCTCATAATGTGAACTGGGTTACGGGCCAGTGGTCTTGGAGCCTACAAACAGGTTGACATGTCTATCAGATACTTTTATTTCAGAGCGTATAGACTATACAACTAAAATAAGTATACATTTGACTGCGCGTCGAAACCGTTTAGGTATGATTCCCAGTAGTGTACCCGAGAAGGGTAGAAGGGTGTGATTTTCGCGTATCCATTTTTAAAGGGACGTGTGCatagtaacaggaaaataaacaaactcgTTTACAGAGAAGATTTTTTTATTCACTGGCGTCTTGGTGTTACTGAAAATTAGATTGGAGGGCAAAACTTTTTGTTTTCTGTAGAAACGGACAAAAGTAAGTtcggaaagaggaaatagaatatGTAACGCTTGGGGAAGGTCTTGGTGCATTTTGAAGAGACGGACGCTTTGGAGTCGATTACAACGTTATAGAACTCATGGTTCCTGGTACCAATATCCTATCAGACTGCTGGAAAGCATATGACCTTTTcaaatgatttttgttgttgacaGGGTGACGGTAGCCCACACCAATAACATTAAGTGGTTGTTGGTTGGCGGTTGGCCTCCGCGGGGGACAGACGTGCCTGCCTCAGCTGCTTACCCTCTCCCCAGTCTACCTTTAGCTAAGTACAAATACAACTTGACACACCCGCCTTTTTTAACCTTTGTGTAtacaatttgtgtatatatatatatatttttttttttaatccattttaATTTCATTGGTAGATTTTAAGTTTAAGACGCTTTTTAAATGATAGGTTTGACAAGACGGTGCCCAAATGTCAAAACAACTGTTTCAGTCACGATGACCGGCAACAAGCCATTGTCACCCCAGCCGGGAACAAGGGAACAAGGTACACAAACACTCCCACAGAAGGTAAGACTGAACCATTTTAAACGCCACATAAAGCCACACCTTGCCTCCTGCATCAAATCAAGTACACTGTTAGCCCTTACTCTTCATGCACAAATATTTCAGGCGCAAACAGAGACAATTACACCTTACGACACATCCAAAGAACTTACAAACACGGACATCACATTTACTCTCGCTGCCAAACGATGTTCCCAAACAAACTTCAACAATACGAGTTCTATTACCAGACACACCATCCTTCTGCTTCTCTGTGGAGACGCTGATGCTATGGTTAACCCTGGCCCTTACCAACCAAGGTTCCCTTGCGTGCTATGCACAAAAGCGGTGAAATGGGGTAAAGGGCCATCTAGTGTGATATTTTGTAACCGGTCCGAGCATGCTGGCTGGTATCATGTCCACTGcatcccccaaacccccaccctccctcctccccttcacattTGGATCGCAGGTGATTCCAACCTCTCCGACCTCGACTGACTTCTACATCCCCTTTTGACCCCATCGATGCAGACATTCCAAACCCCACTATCCCACTCACGAACAGGCGCCCGTTACACGATACCTTCATTGACATCATAAATACATTCGCACTTTCAAACAGTACTCAAACCAGCGCGAACCCAAGTCTCCAGACGCCCACTGGCGACGAAAGCCCTTCAACCACTGCCCACACGCTAGATCTCTTCCACACAAACCTCGCACTCCATATAACAGACACCGAGGTTGTTCCAGGACAAAGTGACCACGACATCGGTCCTGTTGACGCAGACCTCCGACCGACCTGACAGAAACGCAGACGGGGACCTATTTTGTTCTACTCGAGAGCCGACACGGACTCGAATCATAAGAGAGATGGCGACCTACAGAGACAACTTTCTATCTTCCGACCCCTACTCGTGACCTCTTGATGAAAACTTGAATAGCCTgacacagtacatacacacatccatcaaaGATTATATCCCACTAAAAAAACACTTTCGAGTAGGTACATGCTTCCCTGGTTCTGTAGAGGTTTACACAGACAATATCGAAAAAAATAGACTAAAGATGCGCGTAATCATACAACACTCCAGAAAATTGGGCCAATCTCAAATCTTCAAAAAAAGGCCAAACGCAAATACACCAGTAAATATCTCGCAGACAATGTAAGCAATAACCCTAGATACTTTCTCTAAGTCAAGGCACGCAGATAGGACACCAATACAGCTGCACTTAAAGGCCACACCGGCACTCTATTGCTGCTCTTGTGCTAGGAATCACTAGACAAACTCTTCAATGCATCAAAACTTTTCTTTCAAACAGGACTTAATTGTTTTCCTTGACGATACTATACCTAACTCTGTTTCTGTATCTTCTGGTGTTCCCCAAGGCACCGTCTTAGACCCTTTCCTTTTTCTGCTCTAAATAAATGAGCGTCCGGTAGGGTTGTACACTGCctctggtcatttttttttttttttttttttttttttttcacagcagGCATTTAGAGTTTCAGGTTTCATCTCCTGAATGGCCCTCTGTTTATTTAGGAGACATGATGCAATGGTGTATTCACGCCAGTAGGTTTTTAGTGAGAAATCTTGATCTGAGTCCGTGGTCTCAACGAGATGTTGCAGGGGGAAAGGTCGGTTTACTCTTTCGTAACCTATATCCAACAGATTTCTGTACCTATGTACCTAAGGCATATAATGGCCTTCCAAAAGAGGACCGCGAACATTAACTGATCAATCACACTTTTAATTTGAAACGGTCACTGGAACCCCACAAGCAGTATGGAGCGAAAGTGGCGGGACATTGAGAGGAGTCTAGATGGAAACCTCATTTTGTAGACTACCAATTATTACAGTAATGTAATCCAGTAGatataattagtaaaaatgctattgttgggtacggtaacgaggcagttcctgcagtagcgttcgtcgctcactgccttgagctcgtggggggtcttgcctcgggcactcctccactgccgtaggcctgggcaagatttCTCTGCCGTTTTGGGTTTGTACTTTCTTtgttagggattagggcgatattgtatgtgttagtattatatcgcataggcaggtttgtcttgttgttttttgtattttcctatattctattttggtgaaggtattaattaaaaaagtgataattaattgactttacgtatttcccaaatcttaataaaaaattactataaaaaaaattacaataaaataatgaaagtactttataaaggaatgataacacattgggacatgataaatgaatgattgaattaacgtatttaatggctatcagataacgttaatgagtaatgataaagattaaagaatgaatgacatcaatgaatgaacacgaagaaccttgacaaccactagtagtattttaacgcaaggacagttgttgttacgtggtattagccattcaagatcaggccgcatcattttgatatttcgtctatgattctggctaccgcattgggagaattagagttcagcggagctgctcttccccttgaattctcttagtgacataccagccgtaacaagtagggggcctgaccgggatttgtgCGAACTGTCAATTAGCATTTCgttaattattttcgttttgcCATTTGTAACATGTGATTCCCTTGGTGTTGCACTTTTAGTGTGTTTTATTAGCCGTTGTAACGCATGTTCCCGTTGGTATTATCTTTGTGCAATTGACTTCATAACAACTCGGTTATTTGGTCATTAAGACGGTCACTACTTTATAGTGCATCCAATGCACTTCGGTGATCTTTGGTTTGTAAACAAGTCTTCGCTTACATTTGTAACTTGACTTTTGCTTGCTTGGTGACCATTTATggtattttactatttttgtgtTTACTTTAATTGTACGTTTCCTAGTGGTTTGAAACGGGTTTTGCGATTGTTGATCACATGTTTAAAAATCCTATCTAACTAAAGCCCAGTGGAGTGAGTTAGCCGCTCATTATTGCATCCCTATTCGGTCATCCTTACAGAAGGGTGAAATTCGTACTTTAGTGACCGAATATTTGTTAGAACACCATGTGCTGAGTGAGGATGAGTTAGAGCACGTGTGTCTTCGTGATGTCACGATGGCCCGCCAGTATACCCTGGAGAGCCGTAAATTAGACTTAGAGATGTTTAAGGCAGAGAATGAGCGGATGCGTCTCATGCAGAGACCCAATCAGgaacattatcctcattttcgtgTAGAGGATGCAATTAAATTTGTCCCTAAATTTAATAAAACCGAGCCAGagtattaattcattcattttgagCGTGTAGCTGCCTTGCATGGTTGGCCCGAAGATAAGTGGGTATTACTTGTACACAACGCATTTGTTGGCAGGGCACAAGAGGTTTTCTCAGCTCTGGATTTGGTACAGTCACAGAATTATCATCTTGTAAAAGAGGCTgtgttaaatgtttataaaaaagtaCCCGAGGCTTATAGACAGGATTTCCGTAATTACCGTAAAGATGGTATACAAAGCTTTGTTGAATTTATCCGCCAAAAGCAACTATTGTGTAAAAAATGGGTCGAGAGTGAACTTGATGCACTAGAGTACGATAAATTGCTAGAATTGTTTATACTCGAGGATATAAAGAAGTGTATGCCTGTAAAAGTTCGCTCTCACATTGACGAGGTCGGGAGTGCCGCCGATCATTTCGCTCTCACTAATCCGAACTACTCTTGCAGATCTAATGAACCTTCATTCCAGTCTAACCAGCATAGTGGTGAAGGGATGGAGTATAGTGCCAGGAGGACTGAACTGCCAGATACCCACAGGACTGTTAATGCAAAGTCGTCAGAAACAGGTGGTGAGAGTAGGAATTTTGCTTCACGCGGTGAGAACTTTATTGTTTGCCGTTATTGCAAGAAATGTCATGTCATGAATGACTGTTTTAAATTGGCAAATAAGCGTTCTGACAATAAACGTAGTTTTCACGTCAATGCTAATAAGAGGAAAGAAGTTGCATCTAACTACCATGGTCATAAACCTGATCTTggccttcccccccttttccatcgCCGAATTTGTAAATGTGACGCCTTCATTTAGACCATTTTGTTCTACAGGATTTCTTAGTGCCGATGAATCGTGCACGTCTTCATCCCCGGTCACTATACTACGGGACTCGGCTGCAGATATACCATTGGTGCTCAAAGAGGCTGTTCCTAACCCTGACTGTTACACTGGAGAGATGGTAATTATTAATGGACTGATAGGGTCCAAGAACATACCCATTTGTGAAGTTTACCTTAAATCTGAATTGATATCTGATTATGTAAGATTAGGTGTTGTGGATAAGATACCAAGTGATAACATTTCACTTATAATGGGTAATGATCTAGTTGGTGATAAGGTGTGGCCTTGCCCTGTTTCACCTTCTCCCACTAAGGAGAGAACAATACAGTGAATTTAGAGAGGGAATATCTTGACCTCTTCCCTGCGTGTGCTGTCACCCGCAATGCAAGTCGTATGACCTCCCATCCTACCAAAGCACTTACTCCTGGTAGTACATTAACAGAGGAGAGCCCAAGTGAAGTAATTACAGATGATTTCACACTAGCAGACTTCTTTAATTCATCTGCTAAAGTTTTAAGTCAGCCTGCATCTGATAATCCTGATATAGTGAATTCCAAAGGCACTCCAATTACTAAAGAGAAGCTTGTTGACGAGCAACATAATGATCCTGAATTTAAAGCATTTTATGATAGTCTTACTGACCTAAGTGATCTAGAAACTTCTCATGTGTGCTATTATCTCCAGTCAGGCGCTCTTATGCGTAAATATAAGCCCTATAATATATCTGCAGACGATACAAGAAAGACCGTACATCAGATTGTAATTCCTAACTCCCTTCGTACTGACGTTTTAAATATTGCACATGACCTTAGTGGTCATTTGGGTGTCAGGAAGACTTATTACAAGATTTTAGTTCACTTTTATTGGCCGAAAATGAAGAGAGATGTTAGTCGTTATTGTCAGTCGTGCCATATCTGCCAAGTAAAAGGTAAGCCAGGAGCTGGATCAAACCATATCCTTTGCAACCTATCCCAGTGTCAAAAGAGCCTTTCAGTAAAGTAGTTATTGACTGTGTAGGTCCCCTTCCAAAGACTAAAAGGGGTAACAAGTTTTTGTTAACTATAATTGACGTGGCCACCCGATATCCTGAAGCTTTTCCCCTCAGACGCATTACTACTAAGAATGTTGTGAAGGCCTTAATAAAGTTTTTCACTCAGGTGGGTCTGCCTGCCGTAGTACAGTCAGATCAAGGATCGAATTTCACGTCCAGACTGTATGAAAAAGTTATGAAGTCCTTGGGTATAAAGCAGTGCAGGTCCAGTGTATATCATCCTCAGAGTCAGGGGGTTGTTGAAAGGTTTCACTATACTCTAAAGACAATGATGAAAGCTTTCTGCTTGGAGACTGGTTCTGAGTGGGATGAAGGAATAGATTTGCTTCTATTTTCAGTAAGGGACAGTGTTCAAGAGAGTCTCGGATATTCACCATTTCAGTTAATTTATGGCCATGAAGTGCGTGGACCACTAAAAGTCTTAAAGGAGTGTTGgttaaatgaagaggaagagattcCTATAGCTGCATATGTCAACAAATTTAAGAGTAGATTACAAACAGCTATTTCAATAGCCCATAATCATTTGGGTAAAGCTCAGACTAAAATGAAAGAACAttttgataaagtaaataattctGAAGTAAGAACCTTTAATGAGGGGGACTTAGTTTTAGCCTTGCTACCTCTTCCTAACAAGCCTCTTCAGTCTCGATATGTGGGTCCATTTCGTATTTTAAAACGAACTAGTAATGCTAATTATGTAATTGAAACACATAAGAGACGTAAGAAACGTCGTCAGATACACGTGAACCTCCTGAAAAAATACTATGAACGAGATGATTTGAAGGAAAATGTACGTGAGGTTTTAGTAGTTGTACCTTCTAATAtcagtagtgaaaataatgaaaatattcctaTTGTGGAGCCTAATCTCACCAATTCGGTCATCTTAGCTAATCCTGATGATAAACTTAAACACCTTACTGCAGCCCAAGCAGCAAACATTCGTTCTCTTCTGCAGGAGTATGATAAACTATTCAGTGATGTACCACTTCTCTGCCCTCTGCTGGAACACGATGTTGAGACTAGATACCGAGAAGAGGGCATTCCTGCAGACAGAGATTCAACGTCTGAAAGAGCCTTAGCCCCTGGGCCTCCCCTGTGGTCCTAGTTCCCAAGAGTAGCGGCACTTACCGTCTATGCGTGGACTACAGGAAGGTGAATGCGGTAACTGTGGcggactcctttcccctcccgagGATGGACGACATCATTGATGATTTGGGAAGGGCACGCTATCTGTCGAAATTGGATCTCCTCCCGAGGTATTACCAAGTCCCATTAACAGAGAGGGCGAGGCCGATTTCTGCGTTTGTCACCCCGGCCGGCCTCTACGAGTTCAGGGTTCTTCCGTTTGGGATGAGGAACGCCCCGGTAACCTTTCAGCGACTCATGAATTACCTGACGATGGACCTAGAAGGCGTTCGTTGTTACCTCGACGACCTCGTAATCTGGAGCGAGTCCTGGGAAGAACATCTGGTCCGCCTGCGTGCGCTCTTCTCCGCCCTGTCGGGCGCCAATCTTACGGTAAACCTGCAGAAAAGTGAATTTGGACACGCTAATGTCACCTTCTTGGGTCACGTGATCGGTCAGGGCCAGGTCGCACCTAACGCCGCAAAGGTGGAAGCTGTTCTTCAGTATCCCGCGCCCGTCGACCGGAAAGGCTTGATGCGCTTCATGGGGATGGTCGGCTACTACAGAAGGTTCTGTAAGAACTTTTCGCAGGTATCCGCGCCTTTGACAGACTTGCTTAGTACTAAACGGACATTCAGGTGGTCAGATGAGTGTCAGCAAGCCTTTGAAGACCTGAAGCGCCTCTTGTGTACCGCCCCCGTCTTGCAAGCTCCTGACATAAGTATACCGTTTACAATGCAGGTGGACGCCAGTGACAGTGGTGTGGGAGCGGTACTCTTACAGAGAAGCGGAAGTGAAGTGCTCCATCCAGTGTGctatttttcatataaatacaagTCCTATCAAAAGTCTGACGTCACCGTCGAAAAGGAGGCTCTAGGAATAGTGTTGGCCATTGAAAAGTTTAGAATGTATTTAACTAGTTCTAGCCATCCTATTGAAATTCTCACTGATCATAATCAGTTAACGTTTATTGAAAATGTGAAGTTTAAAAACATGCGAGTATTAAGGTGGGCACTAACATTACAGCCATTCAATATAAAAATCTTCCATATTAGTGGCACACACACTATCATTGCGGACGCGCACTCGTACTTTCTTtgttagggattagggcgatattgCATGTGTTAGTATTATATCGCATAGGCAGGtttgtcttgttgttttttgtattttcctatattctattttggtgaaggtattaataaaaataagtgataattaattgactttacgtattttccaaatc
The sequence above is drawn from the Penaeus chinensis breed Huanghai No. 1 chromosome 28, ASM1920278v2, whole genome shotgun sequence genome and encodes:
- the LOC125040114 gene encoding uncharacterized protein LOC125040114 — protein: MPVKVRSHIDEVGSAADHFALTNPNYSCRSNEPSFQSNQHSGEGMEYSARRTELPDTHRTVNAKSSETGGESRNFASRGFLSADESCTSSSPVTILRDSAADIPLVLKEAVPNPDCYTGEMEYDKLFSDVPLLCPLLEHDVETRYREEGIPADRDSTSERALAPGPPLWS